The Physeter macrocephalus isolate SW-GA unplaced genomic scaffold, ASM283717v5 random_764, whole genome shotgun sequence DNA window CGGGCTGATCCATATTGCACTGCAGGAGGTCGTGTTCTGACGAGGTGCCCACATACCCATACCGTCCCCTCAAGGCGAGGAAGGGGCGGTTGGCTAATCGAATCCCAAATTCCTCATTTGGGCctggaagaaacaggaagaagttATCTGGATGGGCTGCCTCTAGGTGCTTCCCCAGATGGAAGCAGGAAGACAGGTACTGATGGCAGAAGGGTGTCATCAGTTATCTTAATATTTagtgaacacctactatgtgccaggtctcACGCTAGGTGCTTGTGAAATGTTTGTGAAAGCACTTAATACAGCATGGAGGCcaagaaattttaatattcttccttcctttgagATGTGTGAATCTATTTAATCCTCAGGATAATCCTGTGAGGCAGGCAGGTTGGCTGTCACCTCCACTGATGATGGAGACAatgaaactgagcctcagagaagtgGTTTGCCCAAGTGATGATGAAAAGTCAGTGATTCAGCAGATATACAGACCCAAATCTTCTGACCCCAACTCCAGTGGTCTTTCTATCATAACCCCTACTCCCTCTGAAAGCGTCTCTGACTTGGAATAAGCTGGCAAGGGCTGCTTCGCTCACCTGGAGTGGTGACACTGGCCATCAGCAGGCCATTGGCTGTGATGCCCAAGAAGTGTCCACTGGGAGACTGCAGGATGATCCTGCCACAATTCCAGTGCATACGAAAGAAGGTTTCAGACTCCAGCTGGTGCCCATCGGCCATCACTGTCTTATGGCGCCTCTGGAGAGAATATTGGGAATAGAGAGGGAAGCAAGGACCCAAAATCTCAGCTTTCTTCTcgatatttttattcttagacCCTGTTTCCCACACCCCACCCTCTAGCTTTTTTTATTCTCCCAGGGTACGCTTATGCCTTCAGATGCTTTTTGGAAAACATGTTGTGacctcagctctcccacttctcCAGTCTGTGCTGTATCCCAAATGGAGAGAAACGAACCTTGGCCCAGACtccaaaatcatttcaaaatggatcatagacatgAACGTGAAAGCTAAACTGTAACCACAGTTTAACTAtaaacatctagaagaaaacgtaggagaAATTCTTTGCAGCTTTGGGGTAGGCAAGGATTTCCTGGGGCAAGAAAAAAGCACTaaccatttataaaatggagaaattggacttcatcaaaattaaaaacttgctgCTCAAAGACACtattaagcaaatgaaaaggtAAGCCACAGGTTGGGAGAAAACGTTTACAATACATAAATCTGGCAAAGGACTGATGTTGGAACACACAAAAacccttacaactcaataataagacaaccCAATAACAAATAAACTAAAGGTCTGAATAGACACctcacaaagaagatatacaagcggccaataagcacacaaaaagatgcttgggaacttccctggtggcgcagtggttaagaatctgcctgcaatgcaggggacatgggttcgagccctgctccgggaagatcccacgtgccacggagcaactaagtccgtgtgccacaactagtgagcctgcgctctagagacgcgagccgcaactactgagcccgcgcactgcaacgaagagtagcccccgctcactgcaactagaaaaaagactgtacacagcaacgaaaacccaatgcagccaaaatttaaaaataataataaaataaatttaaataaataaggggcagccaccaaaaacactggaaaaaaaaagaaaagatgctcgacatttTTAATTATacgggaaatgcaaattaaagccacaataagATGGCATTACAGATTTAATTTTagagtggctaaaattaaaaacacagacaaTACCTAGTATTGGAAAGGAAGTGGAGCaattagaactctcatacattactggtgagaatgtaaaatagtacaatcACTTTAGAAAACTGCTTGACATTTTCTTAAGAAGTTAAACACACATTTATCATatgacccaataattccactcTTACGTATTCGCCCAAGATAACTGAAAGCATAGGCCCACAAAAAAGgcttgtacacgaatgttcatagcaactttgtTCATAAtggcccaaactggaaacaactcaagtgttcATCAGCAAGTGAAAGGATAAGCAAATTATGTTTGTGTTTATGAGTAGAGttatggaatactacccagcaataaaaaggaacgaactaCTGATACATATGACATCATGGACAAATTTCAaaaacatcatgctgagtgaaagaagcataTATACTGTaattactgtatgattccatttatatgaaattccagaGTAAGCAAacctaatctatagtgacagaataTATACCGGTGGTAGTGGGGAGGGCAAGAGGGGAGGGGATATGACTGAAAAGGGGCAAGAGGGGATTTCTGTGGTAATAGAAATATTCTCTAACTTGTGATATGATTGTAGCATGAttgcatacatttgtcaaaacttattgaattgtacacttaaaatgggtgcattttattgtatgtaaataatGCCTCAATAaagtttaagttttttttttaaagaggcccCATTGAATGAAAGTGGGCCCATtggatgaaaataaatgtttattgacaaGGACCTCCACACTTTACCTCACCATCTGATCATCTgccttaaagaaggaaaaagtgtgTCTGGAGACGGAGAGCTCAGGCCTTAAGGGTTCTCTTACTCAGAAAGTCAAGGTCTCACCTGGGCTAGGTAGCAGCCATTGGCTGAACGAAGCTGCAAGGTGCGGCTCTTGTTGTCACATTCAAACTGGAACAAGGACATTGGGGTCACGTGCTCAGAGGCGGCACACACCTCCACGTCTGCGGAGGAAGAACACATCAGCAGAGGCCTGAGTCTGGCCTCAGCCTTAGTCTCAGCCCCTCCTCCACACCTCATGGCtggtatttcttcttctttccctcctcagCTTTCATCACCTTCAGTTGGACCATAGCGGCCTGGAGAAGACCCAGGCCACTTTCTCTCCAAGCCCATGCCCCTGGTTTAAAGCCCTTCTCCATGGCAGCAGAGATCCTCTTGGGACCTCGGGATCTTCCTTACCATTAGTTTCAAAAATCCTCACTGATTCCTAaacacactttcttcttttcagcagccagccctccctccctctacagCCGTGTTGGGCCCAGCACTTGCCATAGACAACGGAGAGAAACTTCCGAGTCTTGGACCTGAGGCTGACCCAGGTAGGACAGTGCTGTAGGATGAGCCACTCCTCGCCCCCATGGGGATCGGAGCCCAGGCTCAGGAGCAGGCCTGTGCCCTGTGGATACAACATGCCTCCTTCTCCATCACTCAGCGCCACAAGCCCTCCAGGCCGCACTTGCATGTGGAAAGCTGTCTGTGTTGAGGGTTGGGAGACCAGCCGGTCTAAGTGGGACAAGAAGGTGTGTGCAGAGGTCTCCAGGTGGTAGCATCCATCTTGGAAATGCAACAGGAAGCCACATTCCTTCAGGCAGGGAACTGGTGCATCCACCCAGACTCGGCCCATGGTGGGGTCAGCCCGGGCATAGCAGTGGTTGAGGGGGCTGTAGAGGATCACGTGGACATGCAGGGCTGGCCGGGGGGTCCACATGTGGTAAGCTGAGAGGACCCAGGAGGTGCAGAAAACATCCTCGCCATCAGATTCCAGATAACGACCACTGATGATGCACTGGAGGGTCCATTTGCCACTGCGGTGGAAGTGGATTAGGAAGCATCCATGATGGCTTGTCCTTGGCCGGCCATAGCACAGAGAACCATCCGCCTCGCACAGAAGGTAGAAGCCCTGCAAGCTTCTTAGTCGTACCACAGCCTGTGTGTCATGCATATCGCTCACTAGGATCTCCCAGGTCTGGAGGCATtgggagggagaagcagcaaATCAGTACTGCCAAGAGACTAGACCGAGGAGCCCTTCAACTATCACCCCTGGCATCACTCCAGCGCCTTCATTGAGGACAACCACCTTCCCTCCACATTGGCCTCCTTGCTGTCCACTCTTCTACCCTCTCATCCAGTGGTAATCTAGAGATCTCAGGGCTCTGCCACCACTGGAGCCACAGGGCTTCTCAAGATCCCAAGAGACGCTCTAGATGCCCACTCCTCCAGACAATGGAGGGGAAaactccctctctcttccttggtTGCTTCCTTAAATACCTAACTTTCCAATAAATGCTTTTGTTTAAGTCttacttctctctttctcactgttGCCCCTGGACAGCACACTCAGCCAACACGTCCGCCCCGCAAAACCACCTCTCCACCAtggcaggagaaaagaaagacctCTTACAGGCAGGCCCGGGCTCCGGGGATGAGGATGGGAGCACAGACATTCGAGATGGAATTCTCTGTTTCAGCTGTGATCAACCTTGTTATAAGCGAGAGGAACTTGCCACTGCCTTGCTCTATAGCACCATCCCGAGAGGTGCCTACATCACTCTCTAAAATGAAGACCAAATCTCTGAGGGCTTCTAGAGTACCCCAGTCTCAAACTATAACCGGAACATTGACTTTGCAGTAACTCCGCTGGTCCAACTTCCCAGACGCCCACAATTCTGCCTTCCAGCCTGGGCCCTCCACCTCTCCTTTCTGTGATAACACACCCACTGTGCTGGGATAGAGGGGAGGGAGCAGCCAGAGCAAGACAAGGTAGCAAAGCCAGGGCTGAGGCTTCACCTGATAGAATAGGTTTAGAGAGGGGGAGATGGAACAATGGAGACCTGTGAGCAAAAGCCTGGCTTGCCCTGACAATGGCAGAGGCTAGTAGAGTGATTAGGTTGAAAGTGTATccacaccacacacgcacacacacatgcacggcTTGGGAAAATTGGTTCCAGGGCAGGTTTGCTTTGTTACCTGTCTCCGGCCCAAACCCTTTGCAGTAGCAGTGACAGTATTCTTATATGTCTCAAAAGTGAGGTAGGATCCCGCCCAGCTGATGAGCCCAACCCTTAGGTCCTCGGCCTTGGGTTGTCTTGGCATCCACTCCACTTGATCCATGGGGCCGGCACCACAGGTGATGACTCAGTCTGGCCCAGCCTTCCCCCCAGTGGTGGGGTCCTA harbors:
- the FSCN3 gene encoding fascin-3, with the protein product MDQVEWMPRQPKAEDLRVGLISWAGSYLTFETYKNTVTATAKGLGRRQTWEILVSDMHDTQAVVRLRSLQGFYLLCEADGSLCYGRPRTSHHGCFLIHFHRSGKWTLQCIISGRYLESDGEDVFCTSWVLSAYHMWTPRPALHVHVILYSPLNHCYARADPTMGRVWVDAPVPCLKECGFLLHFQDGCYHLETSAHTFLSHLDRLVSQPSTQTAFHMQVRPGGLVALSDGEGGMLYPQGTGLLLSLGSDPHGGEEWLILQHCPTWVSLRSKTRKFLSVVYDVEVCAASEHVTPMSLFQFECDNKSRTLQLRSANGCYLAQRRHKTVMADGHQLESETFFRMHWNCGRIILQSPSGHFLGITANGLLMASVTTPGPNEEFGIRLANRPFLALRGRYGYVGTSSEHDLLQCNMDQPDCIHLLPCHQGIYHFQAQGGSFWSITSFGTFRPWGKFALNFGIELQGSNLLTVLAPNGFYMRSDRSGALLADSRDITKECIWEF